From the Equus przewalskii isolate Varuska chromosome 19, EquPr2, whole genome shotgun sequence genome, one window contains:
- the LOC103545141 gene encoding HLA class I histocompatibility antigen, B alpha chain-like isoform X6 produces the protein MTRPEFSLPLHVLFLQKPISVAPVPDYKVATVVRNSDSPQTARMLVMMPPTFLLLLSGSLTLTETWAGSHSMRYFYTAVSRPGRGEPRYLEVGYVDDTQFERFDSDAASPRAEPRAPWMEQLGPEYWEMSTRNANGSAQTFRVNLNTLRGYYNQSEAGSHTIQEMYGCDVGPDGRLLRGYSQFAYDGADYIALNEDLRSWTAADAAAQITRRKWETAGEAEDWRNFLEGRCVKWLLRHLENGKETLQRADPPKTHVTHHPISDREVTLRCWALGFYPAEITLTWQRDGEDLTQDTELVETRPAGDGTFQKWAAVVVPSGEKQRYTCHVQHKGLPEPVTRKWEPRPQSPILIVGVIAGLGLLVAVVAGAVIWRKKHSGGRAGSYAQAANNDSAQGSDVSLMDPKV, from the exons ATGACGCGGCCCGAGTTCTCACTCCCACTGCATGTCCTGTTTCTACAGAAGCCAATCAGCGTCGCCCCGGTTCCCGATTATAAAGTCGCCACCGTCGTGCGGAACTCAGATTCTCCCCAGACGGCGAGGATGTTGGTCATGATGCCCCCAaccttcctcctgctgctctcGGGGTCCCTGACCCTGACCGAGACCTGGGCGG gctcCCACTCCATGAGGTATTTCTACACCGCCGTGTCCCGGCCCGGCCGCGGGGAGCCCCGGTACCTCGAAGTCGGCTACGTGGACGACACGCAGTTCGAGCGGTTCGACAGCGACGCCGCGAGTCCGAGGGCGGAGCCGCGGGCGCCGTGGATGGAGCAGTTGGGGCCGGAGTATTGGGAGATGAGCACACGGAACGCCAATGGCAGCGCACAGACTTTCCGAGTGAACCTGAACACCCTGCGCGGCTACTACAACCAGAGCGAGGCCG GGTCTCACACCATCCAGGAAATGTATGGCTGCGACGTGGGGCCGGACGGGCGCCTCCTCCGCGGGTACAGTCAGTTCGCCTACGATGGCGCCGATTACATCGCCCTGAACGAGGACCTGCGCTCCTGGACCGCGGCGGACGCGGCGGCTCAGATCACCAGGCGCAAGTGGGAGACGGCCGGTGAGGCGGAGGACTGGAGGAACTTCCTGGAGGGCAGGTGCGTGAAGTGGCTCCTCAGACACTTGGAGAACGGGAAGGAGACACTGCAGCGCGCGG ACCCCCCAAAGACACATGTGACCCACCACCCCATCTCTGACCGTGAGGTCACCCTgaggtgctgggccctgggcttctACCCTGCGGAGATCACCCTGACCTGGCAGCGTGATGGGGAGGACCTGACCCAGGACACGGAGCTTGTGGAGACCAGGCCTGCAGGGGACGGGACCTTCCAGAAGTGGGCGGCTGTGGTGGTGCCTTCTGGGGAGAAGCAGAGATACACGTGCCATGTGCAGCACAAGGGGCTGCCTGAGCCCGTCACCCGGAAATGGG agCCGCGGCCTCAGTCCCCCATCCTCATCGTGGGCGTCATTGCTGGCCTGGGTCTCCTTGTTGCTGTGGTGGCTGGAGCTGTGATCTGGAGGAAGAAACACTCAG GTGGAAGAGCAGGGAGCTACGCTCAGGCTGCAA ACAATGACAGTGCCCAGGGCTCTGATGTGTCTCTCATGGATCCTAAAG TGTGA
- the LOC103545141 gene encoding HLA class I histocompatibility antigen, B alpha chain-like isoform X7 — MTRPEFSLPLHVLFLQKPISVAPVPDYKVATVVRNSDSPQTARMLVMMPPTFLLLLSGSLTLTETWAGSHSMRYFYTAVSRPGRGEPRYLEVGYVDDTQFERFDSDAASPRAEPRAPWMEQLGPEYWEMSTRNANGSAQTFRVNLNTLRGYYNQSEAGSHTIQEMYGCDVGPDGRLLRGYSQFAYDGADYIALNEDLRSWTAADAAAQITRRKWETAGEAEDWRNFLEGRCVKWLLRHLENGKETLQRADPPKTHVTHHPISDREVTLRCWALGFYPAEITLTWQRDGEDLTQDTELVETRPAGDGTFQKWAAVVVPSGEKQRYTCHVQHKGLPEPVTRKWEPRPQSPILIVGVIAGLGLLVAVVAGAVIWRKKHSGREGSRDLNNDSAQGSDVSLMDPKV; from the exons ATGACGCGGCCCGAGTTCTCACTCCCACTGCATGTCCTGTTTCTACAGAAGCCAATCAGCGTCGCCCCGGTTCCCGATTATAAAGTCGCCACCGTCGTGCGGAACTCAGATTCTCCCCAGACGGCGAGGATGTTGGTCATGATGCCCCCAaccttcctcctgctgctctcGGGGTCCCTGACCCTGACCGAGACCTGGGCGG gctcCCACTCCATGAGGTATTTCTACACCGCCGTGTCCCGGCCCGGCCGCGGGGAGCCCCGGTACCTCGAAGTCGGCTACGTGGACGACACGCAGTTCGAGCGGTTCGACAGCGACGCCGCGAGTCCGAGGGCGGAGCCGCGGGCGCCGTGGATGGAGCAGTTGGGGCCGGAGTATTGGGAGATGAGCACACGGAACGCCAATGGCAGCGCACAGACTTTCCGAGTGAACCTGAACACCCTGCGCGGCTACTACAACCAGAGCGAGGCCG GGTCTCACACCATCCAGGAAATGTATGGCTGCGACGTGGGGCCGGACGGGCGCCTCCTCCGCGGGTACAGTCAGTTCGCCTACGATGGCGCCGATTACATCGCCCTGAACGAGGACCTGCGCTCCTGGACCGCGGCGGACGCGGCGGCTCAGATCACCAGGCGCAAGTGGGAGACGGCCGGTGAGGCGGAGGACTGGAGGAACTTCCTGGAGGGCAGGTGCGTGAAGTGGCTCCTCAGACACTTGGAGAACGGGAAGGAGACACTGCAGCGCGCGG ACCCCCCAAAGACACATGTGACCCACCACCCCATCTCTGACCGTGAGGTCACCCTgaggtgctgggccctgggcttctACCCTGCGGAGATCACCCTGACCTGGCAGCGTGATGGGGAGGACCTGACCCAGGACACGGAGCTTGTGGAGACCAGGCCTGCAGGGGACGGGACCTTCCAGAAGTGGGCGGCTGTGGTGGTGCCTTCTGGGGAGAAGCAGAGATACACGTGCCATGTGCAGCACAAGGGGCTGCCTGAGCCCGTCACCCGGAAATGGG agCCGCGGCCTCAGTCCCCCATCCTCATCGTGGGCGTCATTGCTGGCCTGGGTCTCCTTGTTGCTGTGGTGGCTGGAGCTGTGATCTGGAGGAAGAAACACTCAGGTAGGGAAGGGAGTAGGGATCTGA ACAATGACAGTGCCCAGGGCTCTGATGTGTCTCTCATGGATCCTAAAG TGTGA
- the LOC103545141 gene encoding HLA class I histocompatibility antigen, B alpha chain-like isoform X5, which yields MTRPEFSLPLHVLFLQKPISVAPVPDYKVATVVRNSDSPQTARMLVMMPPTFLLLLSGSLTLTETWAGSHSMRYFYTAVSRPGRGEPRYLEVGYVDDTQFERFDSDAASPRAEPRAPWMEQLGPEYWEMSTRNANGSAQTFRVNLNTLRGYYNQSEAGSHTIQEMYGCDVGPDGRLLRGYSQFAYDGADYIALNEDLRSWTAADAAAQITRRKWETAGEAEDWRNFLEGRCVKWLLRHLENGKETLQRADPPKTHVTHHPISDREVTLRCWALGFYPAEITLTWQRDGEDLTQDTELVETRPAGDGTFQKWAAVVVPSGEKQRYTCHVQHKGLPEPVTRKWEPRPQSPILIVGVIAGLGLLVAVVAGAVIWRKKHSGGRAGSYAQAANNDSAQGSDVSLMDPKACKLCEGMDFA from the exons ATGACGCGGCCCGAGTTCTCACTCCCACTGCATGTCCTGTTTCTACAGAAGCCAATCAGCGTCGCCCCGGTTCCCGATTATAAAGTCGCCACCGTCGTGCGGAACTCAGATTCTCCCCAGACGGCGAGGATGTTGGTCATGATGCCCCCAaccttcctcctgctgctctcGGGGTCCCTGACCCTGACCGAGACCTGGGCGG gctcCCACTCCATGAGGTATTTCTACACCGCCGTGTCCCGGCCCGGCCGCGGGGAGCCCCGGTACCTCGAAGTCGGCTACGTGGACGACACGCAGTTCGAGCGGTTCGACAGCGACGCCGCGAGTCCGAGGGCGGAGCCGCGGGCGCCGTGGATGGAGCAGTTGGGGCCGGAGTATTGGGAGATGAGCACACGGAACGCCAATGGCAGCGCACAGACTTTCCGAGTGAACCTGAACACCCTGCGCGGCTACTACAACCAGAGCGAGGCCG GGTCTCACACCATCCAGGAAATGTATGGCTGCGACGTGGGGCCGGACGGGCGCCTCCTCCGCGGGTACAGTCAGTTCGCCTACGATGGCGCCGATTACATCGCCCTGAACGAGGACCTGCGCTCCTGGACCGCGGCGGACGCGGCGGCTCAGATCACCAGGCGCAAGTGGGAGACGGCCGGTGAGGCGGAGGACTGGAGGAACTTCCTGGAGGGCAGGTGCGTGAAGTGGCTCCTCAGACACTTGGAGAACGGGAAGGAGACACTGCAGCGCGCGG ACCCCCCAAAGACACATGTGACCCACCACCCCATCTCTGACCGTGAGGTCACCCTgaggtgctgggccctgggcttctACCCTGCGGAGATCACCCTGACCTGGCAGCGTGATGGGGAGGACCTGACCCAGGACACGGAGCTTGTGGAGACCAGGCCTGCAGGGGACGGGACCTTCCAGAAGTGGGCGGCTGTGGTGGTGCCTTCTGGGGAGAAGCAGAGATACACGTGCCATGTGCAGCACAAGGGGCTGCCTGAGCCCGTCACCCGGAAATGGG agCCGCGGCCTCAGTCCCCCATCCTCATCGTGGGCGTCATTGCTGGCCTGGGTCTCCTTGTTGCTGTGGTGGCTGGAGCTGTGATCTGGAGGAAGAAACACTCAG GTGGAAGAGCAGGGAGCTACGCTCAGGCTGCAA ACAATGACAGTGCCCAGGGCTCTGATGTGTCTCTCATGGATCCTAAAG